Genomic segment of Xanthobacter dioxanivorans:
TGTGCACGATTCCGATGCCGATGAAGACGATCGTGGAAAGCGAGACCAAGATCTTGAGGCGCGCGTTCATGTGAACCTCCTGCCGTCTGTGCATGCGGGAAGTGTCGGCGCTTTGCGGATCCGGTTGAAGTGTATGGAGATATTTAATCCGCATCTGAGCGTCTGTATTGAGCAAACCAAGGTATGAGGCCCCGCGCTTTCAGACACGCCACCAGCCGCGAGCGCGCCGCTTCCGGGATGGGAGGTGTCAGGCCCGGAAGTTCTGACCGAGATCCGCGCATGTGGCGCCTGAACCGGGGCAAACCAGCGTATGATTTAATTCCCCGGCAATTCGCGTCATGGTGGGGTCGAATGAGGGCGCTTCGGTTGGGGCCGGGCAGTATCTCGAGAGAAGGATCGGTTCCGTGTCACAGTATCCGTTGGTCACCATCGTCGATGACGACGATGCCGTGCGTACAGCCATAGAGAGCCTGGTGCGGTCGCTGGGCCTGCGGACCAGCACGTTCGCTTCGGCGGACGCGTTTCTGGACTCGGGCCGGGTGAAGGACACGGACTGCCTGATCACCGACGTGCAGATGCCGGGCATGTCGGGGATCGAGCTCCAGTCGCGGCTGCGCGGGCAAGGCAGTACCGTGCCGGTCATCTTCGTCACCGCCTTTCCCGAGGAGCGCATTCGCCGGCAGGTCATGGAGGCCGGAGCGATCGGGTTCCTCAGCAAGCCCTTCGATGGCGGCACCATGATCGCGTGCATCGACCAGGCGCTTTCGGCGGCCAACTGACCGGTTCAGCCCGCCTTCGCCCCGGGGATGCCCGGCCGGCGGTGTATTTCCCAAGTATAGCCGGCTGCCGCGTGGTTGACGTTCCACGCGCAAGCTCCCGAGATGAATTGCGGGCCTGGTTCCCCCGTGCCCTTGCATGGGCGTCCCGGAGCCCGGCGCCCGGATGTTTAATCCGGTGAAGGTGCAAGCATCCGGCATTTCCGAAAGAATGCCGTGTCGCGGAGTGGCAGTAAGGCAGGGTCGTTTTCTGCCGAAAGGCCGGCCCGCCATGTCGAACACAAAAGCGCGGCGGCGCGCGCTCTCGATCATCGCCGCGGTTGCCGCCATGGGCGCTGCCTATGGTGGTGTCACGCTGGCCGGTGTGGATGCCGCCACGGAGCAAGGCGCATCGGCGCCGGCCCCGGTGCCGGCGGAGGTGTCCACGGTGGAGCGGCGCAATGTGCCCGTCTACGTGACCGGCATCGGCACCGTCGAGCCCTTCAACACGGTCACCATCCGCTCAAGGATCGACGGCGAGCTGCAGCAGGTGCTTTTCGACGAAGGCAAGGACATCAGGAAGGGCGACCTTCTCGCGGTCATCGATCCGCGGACCTTTGAGGCGGCGCTGGATCAGGCCAAGGCGCGGCTCCAGCAGGATACCGCCGCCCTCGCCAACGCGCAGCTCATCCTCGATCGCGACGTCAAGCTGGGCAAGAGCGATTTCGTGAGCGTGCAGGCCGTCGACAACCAGCGCAGCGTGGTGGAGCAGCTCACGGCCCAGACGGAGCAGGACCGGGCGCTGATCAGCACGGCGCAGACGCAGCTCTCCTACACCCGCATCGTCTCGCCCATCGACGGGCGTGCCGGCCTGCGGCTCGTCGACCAGGGCAACATCGTCCACGCCACCGATGCCAACGGTCTCGTGGTCATCAACCAGCTTCACCCCATCACCGTGATCTCGACGATCCCCCAGGTGGACGTTCCCGCCATCCGCGCGGCGCTCGCCGCCGGCAATGTGGAGGCGCAGGCCGTTTCCCACGAGAACGGATCGGTCCTCGATGTGGGCACCGTCGCACTGACGGACAACCAGATCGACCCGCAGAGCGGCACGCTGCGCCTCAAATCGGTCTTTCCCAACACGGCGGACCAGCTCTGGCCCGGTCAGTTCGTGGATGTGAACGTGCGTGTGGAGGTCCTCGCCGATGCCCTCACCGTGCCGTCCGATGCCATCCAGCGCGGCCCCGATGGCGAGTTCGTCTTCGCGGTCGGCGCGGATGAAAAGGTGGCGGTTGCGCCGGTGAAGGTCCGGCAGATCGCCGATGGCATCGCCGTCGTCGAGCGCGGGGTGAGCGCGGGCCAGCGCGTCGTCGTGCGCGGGCAGTACCGCCTTGCCCCCGGTATCCGCATCGCACCGAAATCCCTCCAGGGGGGCTGACCATGTCGCTCTCGTCCTGGTTCATCCGCCACCCGATCGGAACCTCGCTGCTGATGGCCGCCTTGCTCGTGGCCGGCGCGGTGAGCTTTCCGCTCCTTCCGGTCGCGCCCCTGCCCAATGTGGATTTCCCGACCCTCCAGGTCTCCACCCAGCTGCCGGGCGCGAGCCCGGAGATCATCGCCTCGGCCGTGACCCAGCCACTGGAGCGGCAGTTCGGCGAGATCCCCGGCGTGGCGCAAATGACCTCCGTCAGCACGCTCGGCAACAGTTCCATCACGCTGCAGTTCAATCTCGACGTGAATATCGATACGGCTGCGCAGGGCGTGCAGACGGCCATCAACGCCGCCGGCGGCCAGCTCCCCACCAACCTCCCCGCGCCACCCACCTACAGGGAGGTCAATCCCGCCGACCCGCCCATCCTGGTCCTGGCGCTGAGCTCGCGCACCCTGCCGATCACCGACGTCGACGACTTCGCGGAGAATGTGCTCGAGCAGCATGTCAGCCAGATCGGCGGGGTCGGCCAGGTGCTGGTCTTCGGCCAGCAGAAGCCCTCGGTCCGCATCCAGGTCGATCCGGCCAAGGTGGCCAATCTCGGCCTGTCGCTGGAGGACCTGCGGCAGGCCATCATATCGACCACGGTGAACGATCCGAAGGGGGCCGTGCAGGGCGCCCACCGCACGTTCACGCTGTTCGACAACGACCAGCTCACCAGCGCGGCGCCCTGGCTCGACGCCATCCTCGCCTATCGCGACGGCGCCCCGGTGCGGGTCCGCGATATCGGCACCGCCGTCGACGCGCCCGAGAACGAACAGCTCGCCGCCTGGGCGAACGGCACGCAGGCGATCCTGCTGCCGGTCTTCAAGCTGCCGGGCGCCAACGTCATCAGCACGGTGGAGCAGATCAAGGCGCAGCTGCCGGCGCTCCTCGCCGCCGCGCCGGCCGGCATCGAGCTGCAGATCCTGAGCGACCGCACGCAGACCATCCGCGCGTCCGTGGACGATGTGGAGAAGACGCTCGTCATCACGGTGGTGCTCGTGGTGGCGGTGATCTTCGTCTTCCTGCGCAGCCTGATGGCGACGCTGATCCCCTCCGTCGCCGTCCCCCTCGCCGTGGTGGGCACCTTCGCGGCCATGTATGCCCTGGGCTACAGTCTCGACAATCTCTCGCTCATGGGCCTGAGCATCGCCGTCGGCTTCGTGGTGGACGACGCCATCGTCATGCTGGAGAACATCGAGCGCCACCTGGAGATGGGCAAGACGCCGCTTCAGGCCGCGCTCGACGGCTCGGCCGAGATCGGATTCACCATTCTCTCCATCAGCCTTTCGCTCATCGCGGTGTTCATTCCCCTGCTGCTGATGGGTGGCCTCGTCGGCCGGCTGTTCCGCGAGTTCGCCGTCACCGTGACCATCACCATCGCCATGTCGGCGCTGGTGTCGCTGACACTGACGCCGACGATGTGCGCCCTGTTCATGAAGCCGAAGGGCGCGGCGCGGCATGGCCGGCTCTACCGATGGTCGGAGCGCGGATTCGACGCGCTGCTGGCCGCCTACCGCACGACCCTCGACATGGCCCTCGACCACCACCGGGTGACGCTTGCCGCCTTCGTCGTCGCGATGGCGGCCACGGGTGGCCTGTTCTACGCCATTCCCAAGGGATTCTTCCCGCAGCAGGACACCGGGCTGATCATCGGCGTGTCGGAGGCGGCGCAGGACATTTCCTTCGCCGACATGGTGCAGCGGCAGCTCGAGCTCGGAAAGATCGTCGCGGCTGATCCCGACGTCGCGACCGTCGGCATGGCGGTGGGGGCGTCGAGTGGCCAGACGGTGAACAACGGCCGCCTGTTCATCACCCTGAAGCCGCGCGACCAGCGCGCCGCGTCCGCCTTCCAGATCATCGACCGGCTGAATGCGAAGCTCGCCGGGGTGGAGGGCGCCGCGCTGTTCCTGCAGGCGGCGCAGGACCTCAATGTCGGCGGCCGTGTCGCGCGCACCCAGTTCCAGTACACCCTGCAGGACGGCAACATCGACGAGCTGAACGCCTGGGCGCCGAAGCTGCTGGCGAAGCTGAAGACCCTGCCCGAGCTCACCGGCCTCGCCACCGACCTGCAGTCGGGCGGCGCCACGCTGACGCTCACCGTCGACCGCAACCAGGCCTCGCGGCTCGGCATCAGCCCGGCCGATATCGACAACACGCTTTATGACGCCTTCGGCCAGCGGCAGGTGACGCAGTATTTCACCCAGCTGAACAGCTATCACGTCATCCTGGAGCTGCTGCCCCAGCTGCAGAACTCGCCGCATGCGCTGGACGGGATCTACCTGAAGTCGCCGCTCACCGGCGAGCAGGTGCCCCTGAGGGTGCTGGCCAAATGGACCTCGCAGCCGACCAGCTTCCTGTCCATCAACCACCAGTCCCAGTTCCCGTCGGTGACGCTGTCCTTCAACCTCGCCCGCGGCGTCGCGCTCGGCGACGCGGTGGCGGCGATCAAGCGGGCGGAGGCGGAGATCGCCAAGCCGGCGACGCTCATTGGCACCTTCCAGGGCAATGCGCAGGCGTTCCAGTCCTCGCTGGCCAGCGAGCCTTACCTGGTGGCGGCGGCGCTGCTGGTGATCTACGTGATCCTCGGCGTCCTCTATGAAAGCTACGTCCATCCGCTGACCATCCTCTCGACCCTGCCGTCGGCGGGCCTCGGCGCGCTGATCATGCTGTGGATGTTCGGCTTCGACTTCTCCATCATCGCCCTGGTCGGGGTGATCCTGCTGATCGGCATCGTCAAGAAGAACGGCATCATGATCGTCGACTTCGCCATCGCGCGAGAGCGCGGCGAGGGCCTGTCGGCGCACGACGCCATCCGCGAGGCGTGCCTGCTGCGCTTCCGGCCGATCCTGATGACCACGTTCGCGGCGCTGCTGGCCGGTGTTCCGCTGATGCTCGGCCACGGCACCGGCTCCGAGCTGCGCCAGCCGCTCGGCTACGCCATCGTCGGAGGGTTGGTGGTGAGCCAGTTGCTGACCCTCTACACCACGCCGGTCATCTATCTCTACCTCGACCGGCTCGCGCACCTGAAAGGGCGCGCGAATGCCGGAGAAAGTTCCGCCATGCCCTCCCCGTAACGGGCGACGGAGCCCCGACGATGCGAGGGGGAAGGCGGCGAGGCGGGCCTCGGGCCGGAGAACCGCACTCGTCGAACTTGGGCATCGGCGGCGGAGCGCGAAAGGCGACGAATGAGGCGACCTTCTTGGAGCCGGGCGCTTTGTCCTATTGTATCGCGGGGCAGGGATCTGCTCGACCCTCCCTTGCTCGGTTGGGGCCGAGCGCCTGACCGATGGAGGCCGTCTTGGACCAAGTGCGCGTGAAGCCGCAGCCCAGGAGAGTATTCATGCTGGGGGTGGCGCTTGCCCTCGCGGTCGTGATCTTCGCCATCGATACGCTCTCGCCGCTCGATATGGCGATCGCCGTCCTGTATGCCGTCGTCGTGCTGTTCCTGACGAACGAGGTGGAGCGGCGGACGCTTCTGCTGGTCGGCGCCGCCTGTGTCGGGCTCACCATGCTGAGCTTCACCATCATGCACCGCGAGAACTACAACCTCGCCTCCGTCATGCGCTGCATCGTCAGCATCGCGGCCATCTCGGTGACGACGCTGCTCTCGCTCAAGAACCAGAAGGCGACGCGCGCGCTCCGCGAGCAGGCGGACCTGCTCGACCTGTCCCACGACGCCGTTTTCGTGCGCGGCGATTCGGACATTATCACCTACTGGAATCAAGGTGCCGAGCGGCTCTATGGCTGGCCGCGCGCCGAGGCCGTGGGCCGCAAGGCCAGCCAGCTTCTGCACACCGTCTTTCCGGAATCGCCGCTCGAGATTCGCGAGGCGGTCCATCGGGCGGGCCGGTGGGAAGGCGAGCTCTCCCACACCCGGCGCGATGGAACACCCGTCGTGGTCATGAGCCGCTGGTCGCTGCAGCGCGACGCGCGCGGCCGGCCGATAGCGACCATGGAAACGAACAGCGACATCACCCAACGAAAGCGCGCCGAAGACGGTCTGCATCAGGCGCAGGCGGAGCTCGCCCATGTCACGCGCGTCGCCACCATGGGCGAGCTGACCGCCTCCATCGCCCACGAGATCAACCAGCCACTGGCCGCCGTGGTCACCAACGGAGAGGCATGCCTGCGCTGGCTGGGGCGCGACGTGCCGGATCTCGGCGAGGCGAAATCCGCGGTCGAGCAGATGATCCGCAACGGCCGGCGCGCCAGCGAGGTGGTGGCCCGCCTGCGCGCCCTCGCGCGCCGGGGCGAGCCCCTGCGCCTGCCGGTGGACATCAACGAGGCCACGGGCGAAGCGCTGCTCCTGCTGGAGCGCGAACTCTCCAATCATCGCGTGGCGCTCGACCTGTCGCTCGACCCGAAGGGACCCCACGTCCTCGGCGACCGGGTCCAGTTGCAGCAGGTCCTCATCAATCTTGCACTGAATGCCATCCAGGCGATGGATGCGGTGCCGGAAGCCCGGCGGTGCCTCCATCTGGAGACGAGCACCAGGGACGAGGCGGGGCAACGCCGGGTGCTGATCAAGATCACCGATACCGGCCCGGGCGTCGACCCCCAAAATCTTCCGTTGCTGTTCAACGCGTTCTACAGCACCAAGAGCGACGGGATGGGCATGGGCCTGTCCATCTCCCGCTCGATCATCGAGGCGCACAATGGCCTTGTCTCCGCCACCCTCGTCGAGGGGGGAGGAATGTGCTTCAGCGTGACGCTATCCGAGCATGAGGAGCCCTCGTCGTGAGCCTTCGCCCGCAGTCCCAGCCGCCCGCGCCGTCCGGCGAGCCCCTCGTCATCGTGGTCGATGACGACGCCGACCTGCGCGCCGCGCTCTCCAGCCTGTTCCGTTCGGTCGGCCTTCGGGTGGAGCTTTTCGCATCCGCCGCCGAACTGCTCGCGGCGAAGCTGCCGGATGTCCCGCGCTGCCTCGTGCTCGATATCCGGCTGCCGGGGGTGAGCGGCCTCGACTTTCAGGCCCAGCTCGCGAAGTCGCCGTCGGAAATGCCCATCATCTTCATGACCGGCCACGGCGACATACCCATGTCGGTGCGGGCGATGAAGGCGGGGGCGGTCGATTTCCTCACCAAGCCTTTCCGCGACCAGGACATGCTCGACGCGGTCACCGCCGCCCTCGACGCCGACCGGACCCGGCGCGAGGCGCAAAAGGCCGTCGCCAATGTCCAGGGGCTGTTCGAGACGCTGACCGTCCGCGAAAAGCAGATCATGGCGCTGGTCACCTCCGGTCTGATGAACAAGCAGATCGCCGCCGAGGTGGGACTGAGCGAGATCACGGTCAAGATCCATCGTGGCCACGTGATGCGGAAGATGGAGGCGAAGTCGCTCGCCGACCTGGTGCGCATGGCCGAGACGCTGGGCATGGCCAAGGCCGGGCGATGAACGCCGCCGCCGCGGCATCCGTCACCCTCCGACCATGCGCGCAGCCCGCTGCCGCTCCTTTCGCCGGCAGGAAAGACCGGCAAAAGAGCAGGGGAGGCCCCGGCCCGACATGTTTCCCGGTGCGCCCGCCCAGGGCAAAGATGCCGGCGGACGCGGGGAGAACGGATTTACGACCTCACCCGGGCTGTATTCCGAGCTGGCTCTTCGGGAATTTCGCCAGCTCGGCCGGATCGATGTTCAGGTGCTGCGCCACGAGCTGCGGCGGGGTGTGCGTGAGCCAGTCGGAAAGATCCACCTCCTGGTACTCGGGCGCCCTGAAGATCGCGAGAACCTGCACGTCCTCGGTGCCGGTGTTCTGGATGTAATGACCCTGGCTTTTGGGGACGACACCGATATCGCCGGCCTTGAAGTCGATGGTGTGGGCTCGCGGCCCGGCATTGAACACCGTCATGCGGCCCTGGCCCTTGATCCAATACTGCCATTCGTCAGCGTTGGGATGCCAGTGCATCTGCCGCAGGGCGCCCGGTCGGATGGTCTCGATGGCGCCGGCGATGGTGGTGGAGACTTTGAAGGTGCGGCTGTCGGCGAGCTGGATGCTGCCGGCCGCGTTCTCCTTCACCGGCTTGGTCGCCGTAAGAGAGAAGGTGAAAGGCTCGGGCGGAACCCCGCCGGAGGCCACCATCGCCTGGTCCGCCGCCAGCGGCCCCGGCTCCTTGCCCTGGAAGATCCAGAGGTCGTGCAGGGGGATGTTGCGGAAAACGCTGGGGGAGACGCCGAAATTCTGGCCCAGCACCTCGGGCGGGGTGTGCGCCAGCCAGTCGGTCACCAGCAGGGTGTTGAACTCGGACTGGAAGGCATTGTCGAAGACGATCAGGAATTCGCAGCCGTCCTCTCCCAGTCCCTGGAGCGAATGGGGGCATCCAGCCGGGAAGAACCAGAGATCGCCGGGCCCCACATCCTGCACATAGGCCCGCCCCTGCTGGTCGAGCAGCGTTACGCGGCACCGCCCGTTGGTCATCAGGCCCCATTCGCCCGCCAGGTGCCAATGCAGCTCGCGCACGCCGCCCGGTCCAAGGCGCATGTTGACCGCCGACACGGAGGTCGCGGCGGGGAATTCCGTCGCCGTCACCTGACGCGCCCAGCCGCCGGCCTGCACCCGCTTCGGCATGATGTTGAAGGAGGACCATAGCATGGGCATGTCGCCGACGTCGGTCGCGGGCGGGTTCTGGAACGAGGGGAACTGGCCTTCCAGAACCGGGTTCTGCGGGCCGGGATTGGAAAGCGCGCCGGGCGTCGAATTGATGGCGCCCTGAGGCGGCTCGTCGGGATTGCCGAAGGTGGCGGCCTGCGCCGCGCCGCTGGCGACGGTGGCGCCGGTCAGGGCGCCGAGGGCGAGAAGCTTGCGGCGGGAGAGGTCTTCCATGGCGGGTCTCCGTTTCTGACGGTTCAGGGTACGTGTGCGGCACGCGAAAATTGCTTTGAGCTTGCGCCGTTCAGCCTGCACTGCAAGCCGGACGGATCTGCCTTCCTCGGGCCGTCTGGCGCGGGCACGGCTGGGGCCGCACCAGCAGGACGGCGTCGCGCCGACGAAGCGGCGAAACACCCTCGTGAATGGGGCGGGGCCTGGACCCCGACGCCGAGCGCGCTCTCA
This window contains:
- a CDS encoding response regulator transcription factor, with product MSLRPQSQPPAPSGEPLVIVVDDDADLRAALSSLFRSVGLRVELFASAAELLAAKLPDVPRCLVLDIRLPGVSGLDFQAQLAKSPSEMPIIFMTGHGDIPMSVRAMKAGAVDFLTKPFRDQDMLDAVTAALDADRTRREAQKAVANVQGLFETLTVREKQIMALVTSGLMNKQIAAEVGLSEITVKIHRGHVMRKMEAKSLADLVRMAETLGMAKAGR
- a CDS encoding sensor histidine kinase, which produces MRVKPQPRRVFMLGVALALAVVIFAIDTLSPLDMAIAVLYAVVVLFLTNEVERRTLLLVGAACVGLTMLSFTIMHRENYNLASVMRCIVSIAAISVTTLLSLKNQKATRALREQADLLDLSHDAVFVRGDSDIITYWNQGAERLYGWPRAEAVGRKASQLLHTVFPESPLEIREAVHRAGRWEGELSHTRRDGTPVVVMSRWSLQRDARGRPIATMETNSDITQRKRAEDGLHQAQAELAHVTRVATMGELTASIAHEINQPLAAVVTNGEACLRWLGRDVPDLGEAKSAVEQMIRNGRRASEVVARLRALARRGEPLRLPVDINEATGEALLLLERELSNHRVALDLSLDPKGPHVLGDRVQLQQVLINLALNAIQAMDAVPEARRCLHLETSTRDEAGQRRVLIKITDTGPGVDPQNLPLLFNAFYSTKSDGMGMGLSISRSIIEAHNGLVSATLVEGGGMCFSVTLSEHEEPSS
- a CDS encoding efflux RND transporter permease subunit translates to MSLSSWFIRHPIGTSLLMAALLVAGAVSFPLLPVAPLPNVDFPTLQVSTQLPGASPEIIASAVTQPLERQFGEIPGVAQMTSVSTLGNSSITLQFNLDVNIDTAAQGVQTAINAAGGQLPTNLPAPPTYREVNPADPPILVLALSSRTLPITDVDDFAENVLEQHVSQIGGVGQVLVFGQQKPSVRIQVDPAKVANLGLSLEDLRQAIISTTVNDPKGAVQGAHRTFTLFDNDQLTSAAPWLDAILAYRDGAPVRVRDIGTAVDAPENEQLAAWANGTQAILLPVFKLPGANVISTVEQIKAQLPALLAAAPAGIELQILSDRTQTIRASVDDVEKTLVITVVLVVAVIFVFLRSLMATLIPSVAVPLAVVGTFAAMYALGYSLDNLSLMGLSIAVGFVVDDAIVMLENIERHLEMGKTPLQAALDGSAEIGFTILSISLSLIAVFIPLLLMGGLVGRLFREFAVTVTITIAMSALVSLTLTPTMCALFMKPKGAARHGRLYRWSERGFDALLAAYRTTLDMALDHHRVTLAAFVVAMAATGGLFYAIPKGFFPQQDTGLIIGVSEAAQDISFADMVQRQLELGKIVAADPDVATVGMAVGASSGQTVNNGRLFITLKPRDQRAASAFQIIDRLNAKLAGVEGAALFLQAAQDLNVGGRVARTQFQYTLQDGNIDELNAWAPKLLAKLKTLPELTGLATDLQSGGATLTLTVDRNQASRLGISPADIDNTLYDAFGQRQVTQYFTQLNSYHVILELLPQLQNSPHALDGIYLKSPLTGEQVPLRVLAKWTSQPTSFLSINHQSQFPSVTLSFNLARGVALGDAVAAIKRAEAEIAKPATLIGTFQGNAQAFQSSLASEPYLVAAALLVIYVILGVLYESYVHPLTILSTLPSAGLGALIMLWMFGFDFSIIALVGVILLIGIVKKNGIMIVDFAIARERGEGLSAHDAIREACLLRFRPILMTTFAALLAGVPLMLGHGTGSELRQPLGYAIVGGLVVSQLLTLYTTPVIYLYLDRLAHLKGRANAGESSAMPSP
- a CDS encoding efflux RND transporter periplasmic adaptor subunit, with amino-acid sequence MSNTKARRRALSIIAAVAAMGAAYGGVTLAGVDAATEQGASAPAPVPAEVSTVERRNVPVYVTGIGTVEPFNTVTIRSRIDGELQQVLFDEGKDIRKGDLLAVIDPRTFEAALDQAKARLQQDTAALANAQLILDRDVKLGKSDFVSVQAVDNQRSVVEQLTAQTEQDRALISTAQTQLSYTRIVSPIDGRAGLRLVDQGNIVHATDANGLVVINQLHPITVISTIPQVDVPAIRAALAAGNVEAQAVSHENGSVLDVGTVALTDNQIDPQSGTLRLKSVFPNTADQLWPGQFVDVNVRVEVLADALTVPSDAIQRGPDGEFVFAVGADEKVAVAPVKVRQIADGIAVVERGVSAGQRVVVRGQYRLAPGIRIAPKSLQGG
- a CDS encoding cupin domain-containing protein, with protein sequence MEDLSRRKLLALGALTGATVASGAAQAATFGNPDEPPQGAINSTPGALSNPGPQNPVLEGQFPSFQNPPATDVGDMPMLWSSFNIMPKRVQAGGWARQVTATEFPAATSVSAVNMRLGPGGVRELHWHLAGEWGLMTNGRCRVTLLDQQGRAYVQDVGPGDLWFFPAGCPHSLQGLGEDGCEFLIVFDNAFQSEFNTLLVTDWLAHTPPEVLGQNFGVSPSVFRNIPLHDLWIFQGKEPGPLAADQAMVASGGVPPEPFTFSLTATKPVKENAAGSIQLADSRTFKVSTTIAGAIETIRPGALRQMHWHPNADEWQYWIKGQGRMTVFNAGPRAHTIDFKAGDIGVVPKSQGHYIQNTGTEDVQVLAIFRAPEYQEVDLSDWLTHTPPQLVAQHLNIDPAELAKFPKSQLGIQPG
- a CDS encoding response regulator transcription factor; amino-acid sequence: MSQYPLVTIVDDDDAVRTAIESLVRSLGLRTSTFASADAFLDSGRVKDTDCLITDVQMPGMSGIELQSRLRGQGSTVPVIFVTAFPEERIRRQVMEAGAIGFLSKPFDGGTMIACIDQALSAAN